A genomic region of Chryseobacterium sp. KACC 21268 contains the following coding sequences:
- the recR gene encoding recombination mediator RecR, translating to MDYPSKVLSKAVEEISGLPGIGKKSALRLALHLLRQPASQGISLGTSIQNLVTEIKYCKECHNFSDSEICEICSDHKRNEELLCIVEDVRDVMAIENTGKFRGKYLVLGGKISPMEGIGPSQLRIGSIEKKLNNGVVKELIFALSATMEGDTTAYYIYKKFKTFPVVFSSIARGISVGDELEYADEISLGRSITNRTVYNEAG from the coding sequence ATGGATTACCCAAGTAAAGTTTTATCGAAAGCTGTAGAAGAAATATCTGGTTTGCCCGGCATCGGGAAAAAATCGGCGCTTCGTCTGGCGTTGCACTTGTTGCGTCAGCCGGCTTCGCAGGGGATTTCTTTGGGAACATCCATCCAAAATCTGGTCACGGAAATCAAATATTGCAAAGAGTGCCACAACTTTTCGGATTCCGAGATCTGTGAGATTTGCAGTGATCACAAACGCAATGAGGAGTTGCTTTGTATCGTAGAAGATGTGCGCGATGTGATGGCGATAGAAAACACAGGAAAATTCCGTGGGAAATATCTGGTTCTTGGTGGGAAAATCTCCCCGATGGAAGGCATTGGGCCAAGTCAGTTGAGAATCGGAAGCATAGAAAAAAAACTGAATAATGGCGTGGTGAAGGAACTTATTTTTGCACTCAGCGCAACGATGGAAGGCGACACGACGGCTTATTATATTTATAAAAAATTCAAAACTTTTCCGGTGGTGTTTTCCAGTATTGCCAGAGGGATTTCCGTAGGTGACGAGCTGGAATATGCAGATGAAATTTCACTCGGGAGATCC
- a CDS encoding dihydrofolate reductase encodes MITIIAAIGKNNALGKDNQLLWRLPKDLKHFKSLTENHPIVMGRKTYESIGKPLPNRTNIVVSRKENWFSEDILIVSKLKEAIKFAKKIDENVFIIGGGEIYNQTMELADKLEITFVDNDFEADTFFPKIDLKIWQKLSEEFHEKDDKNNHNFYFQTYEKINKDA; translated from the coding sequence ATGATTACGATAATTGCAGCAATAGGAAAAAACAACGCATTGGGAAAAGACAACCAACTGCTCTGGAGACTTCCAAAAGATCTGAAACACTTCAAATCGCTTACAGAAAATCATCCCATCGTTATGGGAAGGAAAACCTATGAAAGTATTGGCAAGCCTTTGCCAAACCGTACAAACATTGTGGTAAGCCGAAAAGAAAATTGGTTTTCAGAAGATATTCTGATTGTCTCAAAACTAAAGGAAGCGATCAAGTTTGCCAAGAAAATTGATGAGAACGTTTTTATCATTGGTGGAGGCGAGATTTATAATCAGACAATGGAATTGGCCGACAAGTTGGAAATCACTTTTGTGGATAACGACTTCGAAGCGGATACATTTTTTCCAAAAATCGATTTGAAGATCTGGCAAAAATTATCCGAAGAATTCCACGAGAAAGACGATAAGAACAATCATAATTTCTATTTCCAAACCTACGAGAAAATCAACAAAGACGCATAG